The region CCAGCCGAACGCCTTCGAGCCCTGGATCAGGCATTCCTTCAAGCCGGCGCTGGTATAGGGCGCATTCCTGGACTGGCTGAAGTCGGTGAAGTTCTTGAGCCGGAACTCCACCGGATCCATGCCGAGTTTTTCGGCCAGCATGTCCATCATCTGTTCCAGGCACCAGTTGCCGGCAGGGAAACCGGGCGCCCGGAACGCGCGCCCGCGACCTGCATTGATGTAGTACGTGCTCTCGCTGATCTGGACATTGGGACACTTATAGAGTTCGCCTACCTGAAATCCCACGCCGGTCCCGGCCGAGTAGGCGCCGGCGGCGGCCACGTTGGTAAACTGCAAAGCGGTCAGAGTTCCATCTTTTTTCACGCCCGCCTTCAGCGTCATCCTGGCGTCAGGCCTGTTGCCCACGGCGAGAAGAGTCTCTTCGCGCGAAAGCATCAGCTTCACGGGCCGGCCTGTCCTGCGCGCCAGCAGGGCCGCGATGACCGTATGCTTGCCGAGCTCCAGCTTGGAACCGAAGCCACCGCCGAAATAGCGGCATATCACCCTCACGTTGTTGATGGGCACGCCCATGATGGAGGCGAAGGAGAGGAGGACGGCATCGTAAACGCCCTGTGTGGAATCCCAGATCGTCACCTTATCCCCATCCCACTTTACCACCGACCCGTGGGCTTCCATCGGGACATGGATCTGGAAGTTGGTGTAGAAGTTCTCCTCCAGAACCACGTCGGCCTCGGCGAAACCTTTGGCTATGTCACCCCTTTTGGTCACGCGCGGATCGCCCGTGGTGTTGCCGCTTTCGTGGATCTTTGGCGCGCCGGGTTTTAAAGCTGACTCTTCATCGATGACAAAAGGCAACTGCTCGTAAGCGACCTTGATCGCCTTGACGGCGTCCCAGGCCTGGTAGGGAGTGCGAGCCGCCACTGCGGCAATTTCATCCCCCTCATAGCGACAGTGAGGATCGAACAGCCTGCTCTGCGCCGTCCGGCCGCCGTACCACGGCAGGTCGGCGCCGGGAGATTTCCCGGTGAGTACGGCCACCACGCCCGGCATTTTCTCCGCAGCACTCGTGTCCACGTTCTTCACCATGGCGTGAGCGTGCGGGGAGCGCAGGATCGCGGCATAGAGCATGTCGGGGAGGATCACGTCGTAGGTGTATTCGGCGGCGCCGGAAACCCGCTCGTAGGCGTCGACACGGGGGAGTGCCTTGCCGACGATGCGCGTCTCGCCCCACGGCTGAATGGTTTCCTGAGGTTGCGGGGCTTGCGCTGAAGATCCCGAACGGAAGGACTCTTCTAGTTCGTCGTAGTAGTCGCTCATGCCACACCTCCCTTCCTGCGCAATTCGCCGGCCTTGGCGGCAGCCCTGAAGATGTGCTGATAGGCGGCGCAGCGGCACAGATTCCCGCTTACACCGGCGCGGATCTGGTCCAGGGTCGGATTGGGATTCTGGCGCAACAGACCCTCGACGGCCATTATCTGCCCCGGAGTGCAAAAGCCGCACTGGAAGGCGTCTTCCTCCGCGAAGGCCTGCTGGACGGGTCCGAGCTTTTCGCCATCCATCAAACCCTCGAGCGTCGTGATCTCATGTCCCTCTGACTCGACAGCCAGCATCATGCAGGCGTAACGCGGTTTGCCGTCGATCAGGACGGTGCACGCGCCGCACTCCCCGCGCTCGCAGCCGATCTTGGTGCCTGTGAGCCCCAGAACATCACGCAGGATGTAAAGCAGCGTCCAGCGCGGCTCCACGACGATCTTCCGTTTTGATCCGTTGACGGCCAGGTTGACGGTGACTGCATCGCCAACGGCATCTATCTCCTGCGCGGCCGCTACGGGGGCGTTTCCTATGGTTGCGGCGGCGACCGCTCCTGCGCCGACCGAAGACAGGAAACCTCTGCGGCTTATCCCCTGGTGTGACTTGCAGCATTTCTCCTCGGGATCTTGAGGCATAAAGGAGCCCTCCACAATTGCCTTCCAGCATCTTTATGACGTTCTTACCTGTTCGACCACCCCCCATCTCACACCAGAGGGGGCCTTTAGATCAAGATGATTGTTACGTCTGTGGGAGTCTTTGCGTCTTCGCGGTTCAGAAGGAGGAGGTGAAATGCAAAAGCAGGAGGGTGACCATCCCGGGGGCGCACAGCAGAAGGATCATCGGCAGGCCATCAATTCCAGTGGCCCTTACCTTTTGTGCGGCTGATGCCGAAATCGAAGCCCGCATTGGCATAGCCGAAAACCAGCAAATATTCGCCTGGTTTCAAATCGTCTTCCGGCGCGACGGAAAAGGACTCATCGGAATAAACAGTAACCGTCACATTCTGGATCTCCTGCTTCTTGAATCCGCCCTTGTTTTCCGTCGTGGCAGCCGAAGATG is a window of Terriglobia bacterium DNA encoding:
- a CDS encoding xanthine dehydrogenase family protein molybdopterin-binding subunit — translated: MSDYYDELEESFRSGSSAQAPQPQETIQPWGETRIVGKALPRVDAYERVSGAAEYTYDVILPDMLYAAILRSPHAHAMVKNVDTSAAEKMPGVVAVLTGKSPGADLPWYGGRTAQSRLFDPHCRYEGDEIAAVAARTPYQAWDAVKAIKVAYEQLPFVIDEESALKPGAPKIHESGNTTGDPRVTKRGDIAKGFAEADVVLEENFYTNFQIHVPMEAHGSVVKWDGDKVTIWDSTQGVYDAVLLSFASIMGVPINNVRVICRYFGGGFGSKLELGKHTVIAALLARRTGRPVKLMLSREETLLAVGNRPDARMTLKAGVKKDGTLTALQFTNVAAAGAYSAGTGVGFQVGELYKCPNVQISESTYYINAGRGRAFRAPGFPAGNWCLEQMMDMLAEKLGMDPVEFRLKNFTDFSQSRNAPYTSAGLKECLIQGSKAFGWKEARAARKSDGHIKRGFGVAAGLWQAGSGSPPYTAEIRMFLDGGVTLKTGALDLGTGTKTVACMVAAEELGIPLENVRIINADTAVTPYAQSSGGSMTLPGLIPAVRRGAWLVKRQLFGWAAQTLGVPADDLELQDRSIVSRSSPDKKRTVQELMQAHGVRDVIGIGNRDPNPANKAIMPFGAHFAEVEVNTKTGEVKVVRLLGANESGRVINRKTFDNQVFGGMTMGLGYALTEKRVMDRQTGKMCNANLHDYKVPTALDVPANHQVLPIDLKDTECNIVGCKGLGEPAHVPAASAIANAVYDAIGVRPTHGPIDPRTILELLSKKKRG
- a CDS encoding (2Fe-2S)-binding protein, with the protein product MPQDPEEKCCKSHQGISRRGFLSSVGAGAVAAATIGNAPVAAAQEIDAVGDAVTVNLAVNGSKRKIVVEPRWTLLYILRDVLGLTGTKIGCERGECGACTVLIDGKPRYACMMLAVESEGHEITTLEGLMDGEKLGPVQQAFAEEDAFQCGFCTPGQIMAVEGLLRQNPNPTLDQIRAGVSGNLCRCAAYQHIFRAAAKAGELRRKGGVA